The sequence TGGCGGAATGGGAGGGGATGGACGACGTCGCCAAGCGCGAATACGCCCAGCGCATGGCCAACCTCAGCGCGACGATTGGTTACCCGATGGTGATCGAAGAAACGGGCGAGTATATTGGCGGGCCGGTCGAGCTCATCCAGACGCTGAATGATTACGCCGACAGCTCGGAGACCGAAACGCTGACGCTGGCTTCGATCAACGCGGAAGACGAACTGCTCTTCGAAGAGTTTATTAACGGACAGGAGTTCTCCTGTGGCGTGATTCAGGACGACGACGGACGGGCCATTGCCCTGCCGCCCACCGAGATCTACAACGCTACGGCCTTCGACTACGAGACCAAATACCTCAGCAGCGAAGCTAAAAAGCGGATTCCGGTCGCCACGAGCCTGGAAAACAACCGAGCCATCCAACTGGCGGTCGAAACGGTGTTTTCTAAATTGGGGATCAACGTCTATTCGCGCATCGACGGCTTCCTGACGCCCGACCGCGACGGCGAGCCGGGCCGCGTGTTGCTGCACGACCCCAATACGATTCCGGGTATGTCGCCGACATCGCTGATTTTCAAGCAAATGGCCGAAATCGGCATGAACCTGAGCGACTCGCTCACGTACCTGATCCGGCAGTCGTTGCGCGAACGTATCCGCACGGGTAAAGACACCTTCCGCCTGAAGCAGATGCTCGCCGATCTCGACGAACGCCTTGCCGATCGGAAAGCCGCCGATTTGCCCGAACAGGCGATTCCGTTTGGCCCGTCGGACGACGAGTGGACAATGGCCCGTGCCCGCTATAATGATGCCGTCGCCCTGGGCGAAACCCGGCCGCAACTGGTCTACGCCAAATCGGATACTGAGACATACAACGTACCCGTTTACTGCCTCTTCAAAGACAGCATCGCCGAATTGGAGCAGGCGCTGGCAGGCCCCCGGCATCCGCTACTCGACGAAACCACCGAACGTACCCGGCATATCACAGGAAAATACGTATAAATCGGTTCTAATCCGCCTTTAATCTGCCCTAAATGAGCCAGAAAACGCTGTTTCTGATTCATTTAGGGCATTTTTGCTTTGTAACCAGTTGCCAATTGTCTATAAGTACAAGAAGTGTATCGTTGGTAAAATAGAGTACTTTTTTGATAAAATATTGAGATAAATACGGGAATGTTGATTAGTAGATAGCTATGAGGAGGAGACTTTGAAGGTAAGTATCATTATTCCCCCAATATTATGCCAAACAAATCTATTCGAAACGTGCCAGGCTATAAGCGGCAGGAGGCATTCACACCAGGATGGCCCCAGACACGCAGCTTATATGTGCTGTGCCTTGCTCTGCTACTCTGCACGACAAGCGCTCTCGCGCAAGTTCGGGTCACGGGTCGCGTCATCGACGATCAACAGCAGGGAATCCCCGGCGTGAGTGTCGTTGTGAAAGGGACGACTGCCGGCTCTGTTACCGATGCTACGGGCGCCTACACGGTGAACGTACAGAATACCAAGGGATCCCTGGTGTTCTCCTACATCGGGTACGTTACACAAGAAATTCCGCTCAACGGGCAAACGTCGCTCAACGTTACGCTGGCAACCGATACCAAATCACTGAATGAAGTCGTGGTCGTTGGTTATGGCACGCAGCGGAAAGAAACAATCACGGGCTCGGTCGTAGCCGTGAAGGGGGGGGATCTGGTTAAATCGCCAACCACCAACCTGTCTAACTCACTGGCGGGTCGTCTGCCGGGTGTAACGGCCGTAAACCGCAGCGGTGAGCCGGGTTATGATGGCTCGACCATCCGGATCCGCGGTACGAACACGCTGGGTAACAACAGCGCCCTGGTTGTTGTCGATGGTATTCCTGATCGGGCAGGTGGCCTGGACCGGATCAACCCGGCCGACATCGAGACTATCTCGGTACTGAAAGATGCTTCGGCGGCCATCTACGGGTCGCGGGCCGCCAACGGCGTTATCCTGATCACGACCAAGCGGGGCAAAACCGGCAAACCGCAACTGTCGTACACCTTCAACCAGGGTTGGGCGCAGCCCACGGTGGTGCCTAAGCTAGCCAATGCGGCGGAATACGCTACCATGTTGAATGACCTGAACATTTATGAACTCCCGGTAGGGGAGTGGGGTGCTGCTACCCAGGCCTACAAAACGACCGGTTCATACACCCGTCCCGATGGCTCGGTGCGTACGGCGCCTTACTCGCCGACCGACATTCAGAAATACAACGATGGTTCGGATCCCTGGGGTCACCCCAACACCGACTGGTACAAGTCGACCCTGAAAACGTGGTCGCCGCAGTCGCGCCACAACCTGCAACTGACGGGTGGTACCGAAGATTTCAAGTACCTGGCTTCGCTGGGCTACCAGAATCAGGACGCGTTTTACAAAAACTCGGCCA comes from Fibrella aestuarina BUZ 2 and encodes:
- a CDS encoding D-alanine--D-alanine ligase family protein; the protein is MRIGIFFGGPSRERDVSFSGGRTALANLNKALFEPVLVFVSGLGDFYIVEPDFLENESIRAALPEQEGFSVYDESLPDGDEFIPGQPIGPEFFEAYFDLAFLAMHGPDCEDGAIQGLLEWHKMPYTGPGIMGSGLGINKILQNHLIALVTGQQKKTATIGRDAWLLADQGAYFSSLIEHLGLPIVVKAPHQGSSIGVAIVRENDLGTFQKAVNQCFFTAQLSLAEWEGMDDVAKREYAQRMANLSATIGYPMVIEETGEYIGGPVELIQTLNDYADSSETETLTLASINAEDELLFEEFINGQEFSCGVIQDDDGRAIALPPTEIYNATAFDYETKYLSSEAKKRIPVATSLENNRAIQLAVETVFSKLGINVYSRIDGFLTPDRDGEPGRVLLHDPNTIPGMSPTSLIFKQMAEIGMNLSDSLTYLIRQSLRERIRTGKDTFRLKQMLADLDERLADRKAADLPEQAIPFGPSDDEWTMARARYNDAVALGETRPQLVYAKSDTETYNVPVYCLFKDSIAELEQALAGPRHPLLDETTERTRHITGKYV